From Musa acuminata AAA Group cultivar baxijiao chromosome BXJ3-8, Cavendish_Baxijiao_AAA, whole genome shotgun sequence, one genomic window encodes:
- the LOC103994126 gene encoding fructose-bisphosphate aldolase 1, cytoplasmic: MSAYCGQYHDELIANATYIGTPGKGILAADESTGTIGKRLASINVENVEENRRSLRELLFCAPGALQYLSGVILFEETLYQKTASGKPFVEVLKEGGVLPGIKVDKGTIELAGTNGETTTQGHDDLGKRCKKYYEAGARFAKWRAVLKIGPNEPSQLAIDANADGLARYAIICQENGLVPIVEPEILVDGPHDIAKCAYVTERVLAACYKALNNHHVLLEGSLLKPNMVTPGSESAKVAPEVIAEYTVRALQRTVPAAVPAIVFLSGGQSEEEATLNLNAMNKLKGKKPWSLSFSFGRALQQSTLKAWAGKEENVQKARAALLTRCKANSEATLGTYKGDAAGGEGVSESLHVKDYKY; this comes from the coding sequence ATGAGCTTATCGCCAATGCTACCTACATTGGCACCCCAGGCAAGGGTATCCTTGCTGCTGATGAGTCCACTGGCACAATAGGCAAGCGCCTTGCTAGCATCAACGTGGAGAATGTTGAGGAGAACCGCCGCTCTCTCCGAGAGCTTCTTTTTTGCGCTCCTGGTGCCCTCCAGTACCTCAGTGGTGTAATCCTCTTCGAGGAGACCCTCTACCAGAAGACAGCCAGCGGGAAGCCTTTTGTCGAAGTGCTCAAGGAGGGTGGAGTCCTTCCTGGTATCAAGGTGGACAAGGGCACCATTGAACTCGCTGGTACCAATGGCGAGACCACTACCCAGGGTCATGATGACCTGGGCAAGCGCTGCAAGAAGTATTACGAGGCAGGGGCTCGCTTTGCCAAGTGGCGTGCCGTTCTGAAGATTGGTCCAAATGAGCCGTCGCAATTGGCGATCGATGCAAATGCTGATGGGCTGGCACGCTATGCTATCATCTGCCAGGAGAATGGCCTCGTCCCGATCGTAGAACCAGAGATCCTCGTCGATGGGCCACATGATATCGCGAAATGTGCTTATGTTACAGAGCGGGTGCTTGCCGCTTGCTACAAGGCGCTAAACAACCACCATGTTCTTCTGGAAGGATCTCTGTTGAAACCAAACATGGTGACACCAGGGTCAGAATCCGCAAAGGTGGCTCCCGAGGTGATCGCAGAGTACACCGTGCGAGCTCTCCAGAGGACTGTTCCTGCTGCTGTCCCTGCAATCGTCTTCCTCTCAGGAGGGCAGAGCGAAGAGGAGGCTACTCTGAACCTGAACGCAATGAACAAGCTGAAGGGGAAGAAACCATGGTCGCTGTCCTTTTCATTCGGCCGCGCTCTGCAGCAGAGCACGCTCAAGGCGTGGGCTGGCAAGGAGGAGAACGTCCAGAAGGCGAGGGCCGCTCTCCTCACAAGGTGCAAGGCGAACTCCGAGGCAACACTCGGGACGTACAAGGGTGATGCTGCCGGAGGAGAAGGTGTCTCCGAGAGCCTCCATGTCAAGGACTACAAGTACTGA